A genomic window from Phocoena sinus isolate mPhoSin1 chromosome 20, mPhoSin1.pri, whole genome shotgun sequence includes:
- the ENGASE gene encoding cytosolic endo-beta-N-acetylglucosaminidase isoform X3: MEAAGARARAAARRRGRRLRAPATLKEQRDPQPGGRLPQRRIEEDQEEAVFREVVSFTPDPLPVRYYDKDTTKPISFYLSSLEELLAWTPNVEDGFNVALGPPECRQPPLSSRRPRTLMCHDMMGGYLDDKFIQGSAAQNPYSFYHWQYIDIFVYFSHHMVTIPPVGWTNAAHRHGVCVLGTFITEWKEGERLCEAFLAGDERSYQAVARQLVLIAQFFRFDGWLINIENSLSLAAVGNVPHFLRYLTTQLHQQVPRGLVLWYDSVVSSGQLTWQDELNEHNRVFFDSCDGFFTNYNWREEHLERMLGQAGERLADVYVGVDVFARGNVVGGRFHTDKVLEFAGTLSAHAQHLLLALCHFLLPGHGNSKSLLWPGGGRGALVPPECPGNPAPVWRAQAGRGRTGLGEDALLPGRRLERGQLSAYPGADSARGWKRVCEVPVPPKVFLSMVYKLEGPSAVGVALELTTGDAGSCHVGGISSLSAETSSRRSPRPLRVPPTKLAKWVGRCGQQLSGGWVQRCYEVNLRGCLLQALFVNFSRPPGSQEEENFVCRLGEIQVVDANSLLTPLPQVQAVTVSQVRWQPAASEGESGPAGLWLSCTLHWAYLLPHVRCFRIHCCRGSGGDSPCRGLSEPEKPTLLGLAFVNRYRIVDLAVAPAEPGRDGHVEFLVEPIPKEGFLVPRAEWGRAAMLYSTPRT; the protein is encoded by the exons ATGGAGGCCGCGGGCGCCCGGGCCCGGGCGGCTGCGCGGCGGCGGGGCCGGCGGCTGCGGGCGCCGGCGACCCTGAAGGAGCAGCGGGATCCCCAGCCAGGCGGGCGGCTGCCGCAGAGGAG AATTGAAGAGGATCAAGAAGAAGCAGTCTTTCGAGAAGTGGTCAGTTTTACCCCGGACCCTTTGCCAG TTCGATATTATGACAAGGACACCACCAAACCCATCAGCTTTTACTTGTCTTCCCTGGAGGAACTCTTGGCATGGACGCCCAACGTGGAGGACGGCTTTAACGTGGCCTTAGGGCCCCCCGAGTGTCGGCAGCCCCCTCTGAGCAGCAGGAGGCCCCGGACTTTGATGTGCCATGACATGATGGGCGGGTACCTGGATGACAA GTTTATTCAGGGCTCAGCCGCGCAGAACCCCTATTCCTTCTACCACTGGCAGTACATCGACATCTTTGTGTACTTCAGCCATCACATGGTCACCATCCCCCCGGTAGGCTGGACCAACGCTGCCCACAGGCATGGGGTCTGTGTGCTGG GGACTTTCATCACCGAATGGAAAGAAGGGGAGCGGCTCTGTGAGGCCTTCCTGGCTGGGGACGAGCGCTCATACCAGGCGGTGGCCCGTCAGCTGGTCCTGATTGCCCAGTTTTTCCGATTCGATGGCTGGCTGATCAACATCGAGAACTCTCTGAGT CTGGCCGCCGTGGGGAACGTGCCCCACTTCCTCCGGTACCTGACCACTCAGCTGCATCAACAGGTCCCCAGGGGCCTGGTGCTCTGGTATGATAGCGTGGTGAGCAGCGGGCAACTCACGTGGCAGGATGAGCTCAACGAGCACAACAG GGTCTTCTTCGATTCCTGCGATGGCTTCTTCACCAACTATAACTGGCGGGAGGAACATCTGGAGCGGATGCTGGGGCAGGCTGGGGAGCGCCTGGCCGACGTGTACGTGGGAGTGGATGTGTTCGCCCGGGGCAATGTCGTCGGGGGCCGGTTCCATACGGACAAG GTTCTGGAGTTTGCTGGAACGCTATCTGCCCACGCACAGCATCTGCTCCTTGCCCTTTGTCACTTCCTTCTGCCTGGGCATGGGAACTCGAAGAGTCTGTTATGGCCAG GAGGAGGCCGTGGGGCCCTGGTACCACCTGAGTGCCCAGGAAATCCAGCCCCTGTTTGGAGAGCACAGGCTGGAAGGGGACGGACGGGGCTGGGTGAAGATGCACTGCTGCCTGGAAGACGCCTGGAACGGGGGCAGCTCTCTGCTTATCCGGGGGCTGATTCCGCCCGAGGTTGGAAACGTGTCTGTGAG GTCCCAGTGCCGCCCAAGGTTTTCCTGTCCATGGTGTACAAGCTAGAAGGACCTTCGGCTGTGGGGGTGGCTTTGGAGCTCACCACGGGGGACGCAGGCAGCTGTCACGTGGGAGGCATCTCGTCGCTGAGCG CAGAAACGAGCTCAAGGCGCAGTCCCCGACCCCTCCGGGTGCCCCCGACCAAGCTGGCCAAATGGGTGGGCCGCTGCGGCCAGCAGCTCAGCGGGGGCTGGGTCCAGCG CTGCTACGAAGTGAATCTGCGGGGCTGCCTCCTGCAGGCGCTCTTCGTTAATTTCTCCCGGCCTCCGGGCAGCCAGGAGGAGGAGAACTTCGTCTGTCGCCTTGGAGAGATCCAG GTGGTGGATGCCAATAGCCTGCTGACCCCTCTGCCTCAGGTGCAGGCCGTGACTGTCTCGCAGGTGCGCTGGCAGCCGGCCGCCTCCGAGGGGGAGAGCGGCCCCGCTGGGCTCTGGCTCAGCTGTACTCTGCACTGGGCCTACCTCCTCCCTCATGTCCGATGCTTCCGGATCCACTGCTGCCGAGGGTCAGGAGGTGACTCTCCTTGCAGGGGGCTGTCGGAGCCAGAGAAGCCCACGCTCCTGGGCCTGGCTTTTGTCAACCGGTATCGGATAGTGGACCTAGCAGTGGCACCCGCAGAGCCTGGCCGGGATGGCCATGTGGAGTTCCTGGTGGAGCCCATCCCCAAGGAGGGGTTTCTGGTGCCGCGGGCCGAGTGGGGCAGGGCGGCCATGCTGTACTCCACGCCCCGCACATGA
- the ENGASE gene encoding cytosolic endo-beta-N-acetylglucosaminidase isoform X2: protein MEAAGARARAAARRRGRRLRAPATLKEQRDPQPGGRLPQRRIEEDQEEAVFREVVSFTPDPLPVRYYDKDTTKPISFYLSSLEELLAWTPNVEDGFNVALGPPECRQPPLSSRRPRTLMCHDMMGGYLDDKFIQGSAAQNPYSFYHWQYIDIFVYFSHHMVTIPPVGWTNAAHRHGVCVLGTFITEWKEGERLCEAFLAGDERSYQAVARQLVLIAQFFRFDGWLINIENSLSLAAVGNVPHFLRYLTTQLHQQVPRGLVLWYDSVVSSGQLTWQDELNEHNRVFFDSCDGFFTNYNWREEHLERMLGQAGERLADVYVGVDVFARGNVVGGRFHTDKSLELIRKHGFSVALFAPGWVYECLEKGDFFQNQDKFWSLLERYLPTHSICSLPFVTSFCLGMGTRRVCYGQEEAVGPWYHLSAQEIQPLFGEHRLEGDGRGWVKMHCCLEDAWNGGSSLLIRGLIPPEVGNVSVRLFSLQVPVPPKVFLSMVYKLEGPSAVGVALELTTGDAGSCHVGGISSLSETSSRRSPRPLRVPPTKLAKWVGRCGQQLSGGWVQRCYEVNLRGCLLQALFVNFSRPPGSQEEENFVCRLGEIQVVDANSLLTPLPQVQAVTVSQVRWQPAASEGESGPAGLWLSCTLHWAYLLPHVRCFRIHCCRGSGGDSPCRGLSEPEKPTLLGLAFVNRYRIVDLAVAPAEPGRDGHVEFLVEPIPKEGFLVPRAEWGRAAMLYSTPRT from the exons ATGGAGGCCGCGGGCGCCCGGGCCCGGGCGGCTGCGCGGCGGCGGGGCCGGCGGCTGCGGGCGCCGGCGACCCTGAAGGAGCAGCGGGATCCCCAGCCAGGCGGGCGGCTGCCGCAGAGGAG AATTGAAGAGGATCAAGAAGAAGCAGTCTTTCGAGAAGTGGTCAGTTTTACCCCGGACCCTTTGCCAG TTCGATATTATGACAAGGACACCACCAAACCCATCAGCTTTTACTTGTCTTCCCTGGAGGAACTCTTGGCATGGACGCCCAACGTGGAGGACGGCTTTAACGTGGCCTTAGGGCCCCCCGAGTGTCGGCAGCCCCCTCTGAGCAGCAGGAGGCCCCGGACTTTGATGTGCCATGACATGATGGGCGGGTACCTGGATGACAA GTTTATTCAGGGCTCAGCCGCGCAGAACCCCTATTCCTTCTACCACTGGCAGTACATCGACATCTTTGTGTACTTCAGCCATCACATGGTCACCATCCCCCCGGTAGGCTGGACCAACGCTGCCCACAGGCATGGGGTCTGTGTGCTGG GGACTTTCATCACCGAATGGAAAGAAGGGGAGCGGCTCTGTGAGGCCTTCCTGGCTGGGGACGAGCGCTCATACCAGGCGGTGGCCCGTCAGCTGGTCCTGATTGCCCAGTTTTTCCGATTCGATGGCTGGCTGATCAACATCGAGAACTCTCTGAGT CTGGCCGCCGTGGGGAACGTGCCCCACTTCCTCCGGTACCTGACCACTCAGCTGCATCAACAGGTCCCCAGGGGCCTGGTGCTCTGGTATGATAGCGTGGTGAGCAGCGGGCAACTCACGTGGCAGGATGAGCTCAACGAGCACAACAG GGTCTTCTTCGATTCCTGCGATGGCTTCTTCACCAACTATAACTGGCGGGAGGAACATCTGGAGCGGATGCTGGGGCAGGCTGGGGAGCGCCTGGCCGACGTGTACGTGGGAGTGGATGTGTTCGCCCGGGGCAATGTCGTCGGGGGCCGGTTCCATACGGACAAG TCACTGGAGCTGATCCGGAAGCACGGGTTCTCGGTGGCTCTTTTCGCACCTGGCTGGGTGTACGAGTGTTTGGAGAAGGGGGATTTCTTCCAGAACCAGGACAA GTTCTGGAGTTTGCTGGAACGCTATCTGCCCACGCACAGCATCTGCTCCTTGCCCTTTGTCACTTCCTTCTGCCTGGGCATGGGAACTCGAAGAGTCTGTTATGGCCAG GAGGAGGCCGTGGGGCCCTGGTACCACCTGAGTGCCCAGGAAATCCAGCCCCTGTTTGGAGAGCACAGGCTGGAAGGGGACGGACGGGGCTGGGTGAAGATGCACTGCTGCCTGGAAGACGCCTGGAACGGGGGCAGCTCTCTGCTTATCCGGGGGCTGATTCCGCCCGAGGTTGGAAACGTGTCTGTGAG GTTATTCTCCCTGCAGGTCCCAGTGCCGCCCAAGGTTTTCCTGTCCATGGTGTACAAGCTAGAAGGACCTTCGGCTGTGGGGGTGGCTTTGGAGCTCACCACGGGGGACGCAGGCAGCTGTCACGTGGGAGGCATCTCGTCGCTGAGCG AAACGAGCTCAAGGCGCAGTCCCCGACCCCTCCGGGTGCCCCCGACCAAGCTGGCCAAATGGGTGGGCCGCTGCGGCCAGCAGCTCAGCGGGGGCTGGGTCCAGCG CTGCTACGAAGTGAATCTGCGGGGCTGCCTCCTGCAGGCGCTCTTCGTTAATTTCTCCCGGCCTCCGGGCAGCCAGGAGGAGGAGAACTTCGTCTGTCGCCTTGGAGAGATCCAG GTGGTGGATGCCAATAGCCTGCTGACCCCTCTGCCTCAGGTGCAGGCCGTGACTGTCTCGCAGGTGCGCTGGCAGCCGGCCGCCTCCGAGGGGGAGAGCGGCCCCGCTGGGCTCTGGCTCAGCTGTACTCTGCACTGGGCCTACCTCCTCCCTCATGTCCGATGCTTCCGGATCCACTGCTGCCGAGGGTCAGGAGGTGACTCTCCTTGCAGGGGGCTGTCGGAGCCAGAGAAGCCCACGCTCCTGGGCCTGGCTTTTGTCAACCGGTATCGGATAGTGGACCTAGCAGTGGCACCCGCAGAGCCTGGCCGGGATGGCCATGTGGAGTTCCTGGTGGAGCCCATCCCCAAGGAGGGGTTTCTGGTGCCGCGGGCCGAGTGGGGCAGGGCGGCCATGCTGTACTCCACGCCCCGCACATGA
- the ENGASE gene encoding cytosolic endo-beta-N-acetylglucosaminidase isoform X1 codes for MEAAGARARAAARRRGRRLRAPATLKEQRDPQPGGRLPQRRIEEDQEEAVFREVVSFTPDPLPVRYYDKDTTKPISFYLSSLEELLAWTPNVEDGFNVALGPPECRQPPLSSRRPRTLMCHDMMGGYLDDKFIQGSAAQNPYSFYHWQYIDIFVYFSHHMVTIPPVGWTNAAHRHGVCVLGTFITEWKEGERLCEAFLAGDERSYQAVARQLVLIAQFFRFDGWLINIENSLSLAAVGNVPHFLRYLTTQLHQQVPRGLVLWYDSVVSSGQLTWQDELNEHNRVFFDSCDGFFTNYNWREEHLERMLGQAGERLADVYVGVDVFARGNVVGGRFHTDKSLELIRKHGFSVALFAPGWVYECLEKGDFFQNQDKFWSLLERYLPTHSICSLPFVTSFCLGMGTRRVCYGQEEAVGPWYHLSAQEIQPLFGEHRLEGDGRGWVKMHCCLEDAWNGGSSLLIRGLIPPEVGNVSVRLFSLQVPVPPKVFLSMVYKLEGPSAVGVALELTTGDAGSCHVGGISSLSAETSSRRSPRPLRVPPTKLAKWVGRCGQQLSGGWVQRCYEVNLRGCLLQALFVNFSRPPGSQEEENFVCRLGEIQVVDANSLLTPLPQVQAVTVSQVRWQPAASEGESGPAGLWLSCTLHWAYLLPHVRCFRIHCCRGSGGDSPCRGLSEPEKPTLLGLAFVNRYRIVDLAVAPAEPGRDGHVEFLVEPIPKEGFLVPRAEWGRAAMLYSTPRT; via the exons ATGGAGGCCGCGGGCGCCCGGGCCCGGGCGGCTGCGCGGCGGCGGGGCCGGCGGCTGCGGGCGCCGGCGACCCTGAAGGAGCAGCGGGATCCCCAGCCAGGCGGGCGGCTGCCGCAGAGGAG AATTGAAGAGGATCAAGAAGAAGCAGTCTTTCGAGAAGTGGTCAGTTTTACCCCGGACCCTTTGCCAG TTCGATATTATGACAAGGACACCACCAAACCCATCAGCTTTTACTTGTCTTCCCTGGAGGAACTCTTGGCATGGACGCCCAACGTGGAGGACGGCTTTAACGTGGCCTTAGGGCCCCCCGAGTGTCGGCAGCCCCCTCTGAGCAGCAGGAGGCCCCGGACTTTGATGTGCCATGACATGATGGGCGGGTACCTGGATGACAA GTTTATTCAGGGCTCAGCCGCGCAGAACCCCTATTCCTTCTACCACTGGCAGTACATCGACATCTTTGTGTACTTCAGCCATCACATGGTCACCATCCCCCCGGTAGGCTGGACCAACGCTGCCCACAGGCATGGGGTCTGTGTGCTGG GGACTTTCATCACCGAATGGAAAGAAGGGGAGCGGCTCTGTGAGGCCTTCCTGGCTGGGGACGAGCGCTCATACCAGGCGGTGGCCCGTCAGCTGGTCCTGATTGCCCAGTTTTTCCGATTCGATGGCTGGCTGATCAACATCGAGAACTCTCTGAGT CTGGCCGCCGTGGGGAACGTGCCCCACTTCCTCCGGTACCTGACCACTCAGCTGCATCAACAGGTCCCCAGGGGCCTGGTGCTCTGGTATGATAGCGTGGTGAGCAGCGGGCAACTCACGTGGCAGGATGAGCTCAACGAGCACAACAG GGTCTTCTTCGATTCCTGCGATGGCTTCTTCACCAACTATAACTGGCGGGAGGAACATCTGGAGCGGATGCTGGGGCAGGCTGGGGAGCGCCTGGCCGACGTGTACGTGGGAGTGGATGTGTTCGCCCGGGGCAATGTCGTCGGGGGCCGGTTCCATACGGACAAG TCACTGGAGCTGATCCGGAAGCACGGGTTCTCGGTGGCTCTTTTCGCACCTGGCTGGGTGTACGAGTGTTTGGAGAAGGGGGATTTCTTCCAGAACCAGGACAA GTTCTGGAGTTTGCTGGAACGCTATCTGCCCACGCACAGCATCTGCTCCTTGCCCTTTGTCACTTCCTTCTGCCTGGGCATGGGAACTCGAAGAGTCTGTTATGGCCAG GAGGAGGCCGTGGGGCCCTGGTACCACCTGAGTGCCCAGGAAATCCAGCCCCTGTTTGGAGAGCACAGGCTGGAAGGGGACGGACGGGGCTGGGTGAAGATGCACTGCTGCCTGGAAGACGCCTGGAACGGGGGCAGCTCTCTGCTTATCCGGGGGCTGATTCCGCCCGAGGTTGGAAACGTGTCTGTGAG GTTATTCTCCCTGCAGGTCCCAGTGCCGCCCAAGGTTTTCCTGTCCATGGTGTACAAGCTAGAAGGACCTTCGGCTGTGGGGGTGGCTTTGGAGCTCACCACGGGGGACGCAGGCAGCTGTCACGTGGGAGGCATCTCGTCGCTGAGCG CAGAAACGAGCTCAAGGCGCAGTCCCCGACCCCTCCGGGTGCCCCCGACCAAGCTGGCCAAATGGGTGGGCCGCTGCGGCCAGCAGCTCAGCGGGGGCTGGGTCCAGCG CTGCTACGAAGTGAATCTGCGGGGCTGCCTCCTGCAGGCGCTCTTCGTTAATTTCTCCCGGCCTCCGGGCAGCCAGGAGGAGGAGAACTTCGTCTGTCGCCTTGGAGAGATCCAG GTGGTGGATGCCAATAGCCTGCTGACCCCTCTGCCTCAGGTGCAGGCCGTGACTGTCTCGCAGGTGCGCTGGCAGCCGGCCGCCTCCGAGGGGGAGAGCGGCCCCGCTGGGCTCTGGCTCAGCTGTACTCTGCACTGGGCCTACCTCCTCCCTCATGTCCGATGCTTCCGGATCCACTGCTGCCGAGGGTCAGGAGGTGACTCTCCTTGCAGGGGGCTGTCGGAGCCAGAGAAGCCCACGCTCCTGGGCCTGGCTTTTGTCAACCGGTATCGGATAGTGGACCTAGCAGTGGCACCCGCAGAGCCTGGCCGGGATGGCCATGTGGAGTTCCTGGTGGAGCCCATCCCCAAGGAGGGGTTTCTGGTGCCGCGGGCCGAGTGGGGCAGGGCGGCCATGCTGTACTCCACGCCCCGCACATGA
- the ENGASE gene encoding cytosolic endo-beta-N-acetylglucosaminidase isoform X4 has translation MCHDMMGGYLDDKFIQGSAAQNPYSFYHWQYIDIFVYFSHHMVTIPPVGWTNAAHRHGVCVLGTFITEWKEGERLCEAFLAGDERSYQAVARQLVLIAQFFRFDGWLINIENSLSLAAVGNVPHFLRYLTTQLHQQVPRGLVLWYDSVVSSGQLTWQDELNEHNRVFFDSCDGFFTNYNWREEHLERMLGQAGERLADVYVGVDVFARGNVVGGRFHTDKSLELIRKHGFSVALFAPGWVYECLEKGDFFQNQDKFWSLLERYLPTHSICSLPFVTSFCLGMGTRRVCYGQEEAVGPWYHLSAQEIQPLFGEHRLEGDGRGWVKMHCCLEDAWNGGSSLLIRGLIPPEVGNVSVRLFSLQVPVPPKVFLSMVYKLEGPSAVGVALELTTGDAGSCHVGGISSLSAETSSRRSPRPLRVPPTKLAKWVGRCGQQLSGGWVQRCYEVNLRGCLLQALFVNFSRPPGSQEEENFVCRLGEIQVVDANSLLTPLPQVQAVTVSQVRWQPAASEGESGPAGLWLSCTLHWAYLLPHVRCFRIHCCRGSGGDSPCRGLSEPEKPTLLGLAFVNRYRIVDLAVAPAEPGRDGHVEFLVEPIPKEGFLVPRAEWGRAAMLYSTPRT, from the exons ATGTGCCATGACATGATGGGCGGGTACCTGGATGACAA GTTTATTCAGGGCTCAGCCGCGCAGAACCCCTATTCCTTCTACCACTGGCAGTACATCGACATCTTTGTGTACTTCAGCCATCACATGGTCACCATCCCCCCGGTAGGCTGGACCAACGCTGCCCACAGGCATGGGGTCTGTGTGCTGG GGACTTTCATCACCGAATGGAAAGAAGGGGAGCGGCTCTGTGAGGCCTTCCTGGCTGGGGACGAGCGCTCATACCAGGCGGTGGCCCGTCAGCTGGTCCTGATTGCCCAGTTTTTCCGATTCGATGGCTGGCTGATCAACATCGAGAACTCTCTGAGT CTGGCCGCCGTGGGGAACGTGCCCCACTTCCTCCGGTACCTGACCACTCAGCTGCATCAACAGGTCCCCAGGGGCCTGGTGCTCTGGTATGATAGCGTGGTGAGCAGCGGGCAACTCACGTGGCAGGATGAGCTCAACGAGCACAACAG GGTCTTCTTCGATTCCTGCGATGGCTTCTTCACCAACTATAACTGGCGGGAGGAACATCTGGAGCGGATGCTGGGGCAGGCTGGGGAGCGCCTGGCCGACGTGTACGTGGGAGTGGATGTGTTCGCCCGGGGCAATGTCGTCGGGGGCCGGTTCCATACGGACAAG TCACTGGAGCTGATCCGGAAGCACGGGTTCTCGGTGGCTCTTTTCGCACCTGGCTGGGTGTACGAGTGTTTGGAGAAGGGGGATTTCTTCCAGAACCAGGACAA GTTCTGGAGTTTGCTGGAACGCTATCTGCCCACGCACAGCATCTGCTCCTTGCCCTTTGTCACTTCCTTCTGCCTGGGCATGGGAACTCGAAGAGTCTGTTATGGCCAG GAGGAGGCCGTGGGGCCCTGGTACCACCTGAGTGCCCAGGAAATCCAGCCCCTGTTTGGAGAGCACAGGCTGGAAGGGGACGGACGGGGCTGGGTGAAGATGCACTGCTGCCTGGAAGACGCCTGGAACGGGGGCAGCTCTCTGCTTATCCGGGGGCTGATTCCGCCCGAGGTTGGAAACGTGTCTGTGAG GTTATTCTCCCTGCAGGTCCCAGTGCCGCCCAAGGTTTTCCTGTCCATGGTGTACAAGCTAGAAGGACCTTCGGCTGTGGGGGTGGCTTTGGAGCTCACCACGGGGGACGCAGGCAGCTGTCACGTGGGAGGCATCTCGTCGCTGAGCG CAGAAACGAGCTCAAGGCGCAGTCCCCGACCCCTCCGGGTGCCCCCGACCAAGCTGGCCAAATGGGTGGGCCGCTGCGGCCAGCAGCTCAGCGGGGGCTGGGTCCAGCG CTGCTACGAAGTGAATCTGCGGGGCTGCCTCCTGCAGGCGCTCTTCGTTAATTTCTCCCGGCCTCCGGGCAGCCAGGAGGAGGAGAACTTCGTCTGTCGCCTTGGAGAGATCCAG GTGGTGGATGCCAATAGCCTGCTGACCCCTCTGCCTCAGGTGCAGGCCGTGACTGTCTCGCAGGTGCGCTGGCAGCCGGCCGCCTCCGAGGGGGAGAGCGGCCCCGCTGGGCTCTGGCTCAGCTGTACTCTGCACTGGGCCTACCTCCTCCCTCATGTCCGATGCTTCCGGATCCACTGCTGCCGAGGGTCAGGAGGTGACTCTCCTTGCAGGGGGCTGTCGGAGCCAGAGAAGCCCACGCTCCTGGGCCTGGCTTTTGTCAACCGGTATCGGATAGTGGACCTAGCAGTGGCACCCGCAGAGCCTGGCCGGGATGGCCATGTGGAGTTCCTGGTGGAGCCCATCCCCAAGGAGGGGTTTCTGGTGCCGCGGGCCGAGTGGGGCAGGGCGGCCATGCTGTACTCCACGCCCCGCACATGA
- the C1QTNF1 gene encoding complement C1q tumor necrosis factor-related protein 1, which produces MGPRGLGPALACCLLLAFACGPVLGRVPHAQLEQQQQQGTREPPLDHAERDEEKHEKYSSRQEEEPPASRCFRCCDPGTPMYQAIPVPQINITILKGEKGDRGDRGVQGKYGKTGSVGARGHAGPKGQKGSMGAPGDRCKNHYAAFSVGRKKPLHSNDYYQTVIFDTEFVNLYGHFNMFTGKFYCYVPGIYFFSLNVHTWNQKETYLHIMKNGEEVVILYAQVSDRSIMQSQSLMLELQDQDEVWVRLFKGERENAIFSDEFDTYITFSGYLVKPATEP; this is translated from the exons ATGGGCCCCCGTGGGCTGGGACCCGCGCTGGCGTGCTGCCTGCTGCTGGCCTTTGCCTGTGGCCCGGTGCTGGGCCGCGTGCCCCACGCGCAGCTcgaacagcagcagcagcaggggacCAGGGAGCCACCGCTGGACCACGCTGAGAG GGATGaagaaaagcatgaaaaataCAGCTCCAGGCAGGAAGAGGAGCCCCCCGCATCCCGGTGCTTTCGCTGCTGTGACCCTGGTACTCCCATGTACCAGGCCATCCCGGTGCCACAGATCAACATCACCATCCTGAAAG GTGAGAAGGGCGACCGAGGAGATCGGGGCGTGCAAGGCAAATATGGCAAAACAGGTTCCGTGGGCGCCAGGGGCCACGCGGGACCCAAAGGGCAGAAAGGGTCCATGGGGGCCCCCGGGGACCGGTGCAAGAACCACTACGCTGCCTTTTCGGTGGGCCGGAAGaagcccctgcacagcaacgaCTACTACCAGACGGTGATTTTCGACACGGAGTTCGTGAACCTCTATGGCCACTTCAACATGTTCACGGGAAAATTCTACTGCTATGTGCCCGGCATCTACTTCTTCAGCCTCAATGTGCACACCTGGAACCAGAAGGAGACATACCTGCACATCATGAAGAACGGGGAGGAGGTGGTGATCCTGTACGCCCAGGTGAGCGACCGCAGCATCATGCAGAGCCAGAGCCTGATGCTGGAGCTCCAGGACCAAGACGAGGTGTGGGTGCGCCTCTTCAAGGGCGAGCGCGAGAACGCCATCTTCAGCGATGAGTTTGACACCTACATCACCTTCAGTGGCTACCTGGTCAAGCCCGCCACCGAGCCCTAG